The Neodiprion virginianus isolate iyNeoVirg1 chromosome 5, iyNeoVirg1.1, whole genome shotgun sequence genome contains a region encoding:
- the LOC124306458 gene encoding ral guanine nucleotide dissociation stimulator isoform X1 produces the protein MLWPVLGEDGLRPTGGGLGPPPALPPAAPASQSLKGVSRLAPLLLCTPCKPSSQYKKNHNYHTNSFISGSNLNANTTATQWYVQQPTWRLWGEERGDGVIYTVYLKKVRYHRPTRSLSASDSDDEISHLEWETVRVRFLKAGTVQRLVESLANDDGELESTYINVFLATYRAFTTPREVLELLLARYDALEENSGAAPAGEQHRKTLVQALHVWLDAYPGDWKSPPTHPLLVRLLDFTHRRLPSSELELKARHRLHCFQRADQIIDSCLMYENSRLPVHTSGDNIGDLWPTYSFPEVPHRHFAEQLTRMDAELFKKLVAHQCLGAVWSRRDRSRSHEAATVLATVNQFNAVSLRVITTILIDLSLKPQERARVIETWIDIAQELRVLKNFSSLKAIVSGLQSNSVYRLEKCWQAMPREKHELFRELERIFSEENNAWTQRELLIKEGTAKFADTAGRSDRHLQKLFQKQNTNAGNISYGTIPYLGTFLTDLTMIDTAIPDTIADGLINFDKRRKEFEVLARIRLLQGAANAYNISADPIFERWFHSVLVLDDREAYRMSCQIEPPPPGNTINSRGKKKQGNPGHRKNDSITSTSSSSSSQFYCDLESLPSSPHNSLDRQTSPSQMSSSSSSSSLPSLDVSLSSGGGASSGHQARLAPPYLTSGSNGAPSAGVTGNSSSPMSPTHSHKSSPDFYIIKVTMESESVETEGVVLYKSIMLSNNERTPQVIRNAMLKLNVEGSPEHYTLAQVLPDREMVLPNSANVYYAVNTAHNLNFILRPRRDVNTDGNVTDSPRNKNGNQNHKR, from the exons ATGCTGTGGCCGGTTCTCGGTGAGGATGGGCTGAGGCCTACAGGAGGAGGTTTGGGACCACCGCCAGCGCTTCCGCCGGCTGCCCCTGCGTCCCAATCCTTGAAAGGAGTCTCGAGATTAGCCCCGCTGCTTTTGTGCACACCGTGCAAGCCCTCCTCGCAATACAAGAAAAACCATAATTACCACACGAATAGTTTCATCTCCGGCTCGAATCTCAACGCCAACACCACAGCCACGCAGTGGTACGTGCAGCAG CCCACGTGGCGATTATGGGGCGAGGAACGAGGTGACGGAGTAATTTACACGGTATATTTAAAGAAAGTCAGATACCACAGACCAACGAGAAGCCTCTCAGCATCG GATTCGGACGACGAAATATCGCATCTAGAATGGGAAACGGTGCGTGTGAGGTTTTTGAAGGCCGGCACGGTTCAGCGGCTGGTCGAGAGTCTGGCGAACGACGACGGGGAGCTGGAGTCGACATATATAAACGTCTTCCTAGCAACTTATCGAGCGTTCACAACGCCGCGGGAAGTTCTAGAGCTTTTGCTCGCGAGGTACGACGCTCTGGAGGAAAATTCCGGGGCTGCTCCCGCTGGCGAACAGCATCGAAAGACCCTGGTTCAGGCCCTCCACGTATGGCTGGACGCCTATCCCGGTGACTGGAAGTCGCCGCCGACTCATCCCCTCCTTGTCAGACTCCTCGACTTCACCCATCGGCGACTTCCGTCCTCGGAACTCGAACTGAAAGCCAGGCATCGACTCCACTGCTTTCAAAGAGCGGATCAGATCATAG ACTCCTGCCTGATGTACGAAAACAGTCGTCTGCCAGTTCACACATCAGGAGACAATATCGGAGATCTGTGGCCGACCTACTCGTTCCCAGAGGTGCCCCACCGCCACTTTGCCGAGCAGCTGACGCGGATGGACGCTGAGTTGTTCAAGAAGCTCGTAGCTCACCAATGCCTTGGTGCTGTCTGGTCGCGACGCGACCGTTCGCGGAGTCACGAGGCCGCAACGGTCTTGGCGACCGTCAATCAGTTCAACGCCGTGTCACTCAGAGTGATAACGACGATCCTGATCGACTTGAGCCTAAAGCCTCAGGAGCGTGCGAGAGTGATCGAGACCTGGATCGACATCGCACAGGAGCTGAGGGTGCTCAAGAACTTTAGTAGCCTCAAGGCCATCGTCTCAGGTCTGCAGAGCAACTCCGTTTACAGGCTGGAGAAGTGCTGGCAAGCCATGCCCAGGGAAAAACACGAGCTTTTTCGCGAGCTCGAGAGGATATTCTCAGAGGAGAATAACGCCTGGACTCAGAGAGAGCTCCTCATCAAGGAGGGCACTGCCAAGTTCGCTGACACTGCTGGGCGCAGCGATCGTCATTTGCAGAAACTATTCCAAAAACAGAACACTAACGCTGGG AATATCAGCTATGGCACCATTCCTTATCTGGGCACCTTTCTTACCGATCTCACCATGATCGACACGGCGATACCAGACACGATAGCCGATGGTCTTATTAATTTTGACAAGCGGAGAAAGGAGTTCGAGGTCCTGGCCAGGATCAGGCTCCTTCAGGGTGCCGCCAACGCCTACAATATCAGCGCAGACCCGATATTCGAGAGATGGTTTCATTCAGTACTTGTTCTCGATGACAGGGAAGCCTACAGAATGAGCTGTCAGATCGAACCACCTCCTCCGGGAAACACAATCAACAGTCGTGGCAAAAAGAAACAg GGTAATCCAGGTCACCGTAAAAACGATTCGATAACGTCGACCTCAAGTTCAAGCAGTTCTCAGTTCTACTGCGACTTGGAATCGTTACCGAGCTCGCCGCACAATTCGTTGGACCGTCAAACCTCACCGTCGCAGATGTCGAGCTCGTCCTCCAGCTCATCGCTTCCATCTCTCGACGTCTCCCTGAGCTCGGGGGGCGGGGCGAGCTCGGGTCACCAGGCGCGTCTTGCGCCGCCATATTTGACCTCGGGATCGAACGGCGCGCCGTCGGCGGGGGTGACTGGAAACTCGTCGAGCCCTATGAGCCCGACTCACTCGCACAAGAGCTCGCCGGACTTCTACATAATCAAGGTTACGATGGAAAGTGAGAGCGTCGAGACGGAGGGCGTGGTTCTCTACAAGTCGATAATGCTGTCGAACAACGAGCGTACTCCTCAGGTGATCAGGAATGCGATGCTCAAGCTCAACGTCGAAGGCAGTCCCGAGCACTACACCCTGGCCCAGGTGCTGCCTGACAGGGAAATGGTCCTTCCCAACTCGGCGAACGTTTATTACGCCGTCAACACCGCCCATAACCTCAATTTCATACTCAGACCGCGTCGCGACGTGAACACCGACGGTAACGTTACTGACAGTCCGAGGAACAAGAACGGCAATCAAAATCACAAGCGATAA
- the LOC124306458 gene encoding ral guanine nucleotide dissociation stimulator isoform X2, with product MSGENADDSLPTWRLWGEERGDGVIYTVYLKKVRYHRPTRSLSASDSDDEISHLEWETVRVRFLKAGTVQRLVESLANDDGELESTYINVFLATYRAFTTPREVLELLLARYDALEENSGAAPAGEQHRKTLVQALHVWLDAYPGDWKSPPTHPLLVRLLDFTHRRLPSSELELKARHRLHCFQRADQIIDSCLMYENSRLPVHTSGDNIGDLWPTYSFPEVPHRHFAEQLTRMDAELFKKLVAHQCLGAVWSRRDRSRSHEAATVLATVNQFNAVSLRVITTILIDLSLKPQERARVIETWIDIAQELRVLKNFSSLKAIVSGLQSNSVYRLEKCWQAMPREKHELFRELERIFSEENNAWTQRELLIKEGTAKFADTAGRSDRHLQKLFQKQNTNAGNISYGTIPYLGTFLTDLTMIDTAIPDTIADGLINFDKRRKEFEVLARIRLLQGAANAYNISADPIFERWFHSVLVLDDREAYRMSCQIEPPPPGNTINSRGKKKQGNPGHRKNDSITSTSSSSSSQFYCDLESLPSSPHNSLDRQTSPSQMSSSSSSSSLPSLDVSLSSGGGASSGHQARLAPPYLTSGSNGAPSAGVTGNSSSPMSPTHSHKSSPDFYIIKVTMESESVETEGVVLYKSIMLSNNERTPQVIRNAMLKLNVEGSPEHYTLAQVLPDREMVLPNSANVYYAVNTAHNLNFILRPRRDVNTDGNVTDSPRNKNGNQNHKR from the exons CCCACGTGGCGATTATGGGGCGAGGAACGAGGTGACGGAGTAATTTACACGGTATATTTAAAGAAAGTCAGATACCACAGACCAACGAGAAGCCTCTCAGCATCG GATTCGGACGACGAAATATCGCATCTAGAATGGGAAACGGTGCGTGTGAGGTTTTTGAAGGCCGGCACGGTTCAGCGGCTGGTCGAGAGTCTGGCGAACGACGACGGGGAGCTGGAGTCGACATATATAAACGTCTTCCTAGCAACTTATCGAGCGTTCACAACGCCGCGGGAAGTTCTAGAGCTTTTGCTCGCGAGGTACGACGCTCTGGAGGAAAATTCCGGGGCTGCTCCCGCTGGCGAACAGCATCGAAAGACCCTGGTTCAGGCCCTCCACGTATGGCTGGACGCCTATCCCGGTGACTGGAAGTCGCCGCCGACTCATCCCCTCCTTGTCAGACTCCTCGACTTCACCCATCGGCGACTTCCGTCCTCGGAACTCGAACTGAAAGCCAGGCATCGACTCCACTGCTTTCAAAGAGCGGATCAGATCATAG ACTCCTGCCTGATGTACGAAAACAGTCGTCTGCCAGTTCACACATCAGGAGACAATATCGGAGATCTGTGGCCGACCTACTCGTTCCCAGAGGTGCCCCACCGCCACTTTGCCGAGCAGCTGACGCGGATGGACGCTGAGTTGTTCAAGAAGCTCGTAGCTCACCAATGCCTTGGTGCTGTCTGGTCGCGACGCGACCGTTCGCGGAGTCACGAGGCCGCAACGGTCTTGGCGACCGTCAATCAGTTCAACGCCGTGTCACTCAGAGTGATAACGACGATCCTGATCGACTTGAGCCTAAAGCCTCAGGAGCGTGCGAGAGTGATCGAGACCTGGATCGACATCGCACAGGAGCTGAGGGTGCTCAAGAACTTTAGTAGCCTCAAGGCCATCGTCTCAGGTCTGCAGAGCAACTCCGTTTACAGGCTGGAGAAGTGCTGGCAAGCCATGCCCAGGGAAAAACACGAGCTTTTTCGCGAGCTCGAGAGGATATTCTCAGAGGAGAATAACGCCTGGACTCAGAGAGAGCTCCTCATCAAGGAGGGCACTGCCAAGTTCGCTGACACTGCTGGGCGCAGCGATCGTCATTTGCAGAAACTATTCCAAAAACAGAACACTAACGCTGGG AATATCAGCTATGGCACCATTCCTTATCTGGGCACCTTTCTTACCGATCTCACCATGATCGACACGGCGATACCAGACACGATAGCCGATGGTCTTATTAATTTTGACAAGCGGAGAAAGGAGTTCGAGGTCCTGGCCAGGATCAGGCTCCTTCAGGGTGCCGCCAACGCCTACAATATCAGCGCAGACCCGATATTCGAGAGATGGTTTCATTCAGTACTTGTTCTCGATGACAGGGAAGCCTACAGAATGAGCTGTCAGATCGAACCACCTCCTCCGGGAAACACAATCAACAGTCGTGGCAAAAAGAAACAg GGTAATCCAGGTCACCGTAAAAACGATTCGATAACGTCGACCTCAAGTTCAAGCAGTTCTCAGTTCTACTGCGACTTGGAATCGTTACCGAGCTCGCCGCACAATTCGTTGGACCGTCAAACCTCACCGTCGCAGATGTCGAGCTCGTCCTCCAGCTCATCGCTTCCATCTCTCGACGTCTCCCTGAGCTCGGGGGGCGGGGCGAGCTCGGGTCACCAGGCGCGTCTTGCGCCGCCATATTTGACCTCGGGATCGAACGGCGCGCCGTCGGCGGGGGTGACTGGAAACTCGTCGAGCCCTATGAGCCCGACTCACTCGCACAAGAGCTCGCCGGACTTCTACATAATCAAGGTTACGATGGAAAGTGAGAGCGTCGAGACGGAGGGCGTGGTTCTCTACAAGTCGATAATGCTGTCGAACAACGAGCGTACTCCTCAGGTGATCAGGAATGCGATGCTCAAGCTCAACGTCGAAGGCAGTCCCGAGCACTACACCCTGGCCCAGGTGCTGCCTGACAGGGAAATGGTCCTTCCCAACTCGGCGAACGTTTATTACGCCGTCAACACCGCCCATAACCTCAATTTCATACTCAGACCGCGTCGCGACGTGAACACCGACGGTAACGTTACTGACAGTCCGAGGAACAAGAACGGCAATCAAAATCACAAGCGATAA